In Micromonospora sp. NBC_01813, the following are encoded in one genomic region:
- a CDS encoding SDR family NAD(P)-dependent oxidoreductase produces MSTALDMRDLVIAYNPCGEIEPGPRVASAVRRGGGIGVLDLATGDARTMRAMEQLISWSAEPIAVRVPANCQATIDDVERIAAGHIELVVVAGELPWDLRDLVTRYRVLAEVTSLAAARAAATAGVHGLIARGMESGGEVGELSTFVLVQQLTGSDLGLPVWALGGVGPHTAAACVTGGAAGVVLDSQLALMPESDLPADVLATIRRMDGSESVLADGFRGTPRMMRPPGATSAPTRAELLPVGQDGWLAAEFSRRWADTAAAVRGIRAAIVDAATDADAAAALQPAAPLARDLGLRVPVAQGPMTRVSDEAGFAAAVAADGALPFIALALATAERTEEMLTDTAARLGDRPWGVGVLGFAPEEIRLAQLEVIRRVKPAVAIIAGGRPSQAKELERDGIRTFLHVPSPGLLRQFLRSGARRFIFEGAECGGHIGPRASFPLWEAQLTILAEHLDSVPPEQAAEVQIFFAGGVHDDRSAAMIATLAAPMTRRGVRVGLLMGTAYLFTGEAVAHGAIQPAFARMARESTRTALLETAPGHVTRCLQSNFVDDFHALRAELEVAGLENRQVWEHLELLNVGRLRIASKGRRRDGDALIDVDESTQLSEGLFMAGQVAVLRDAETTIAALHRSVTEEAVTFHTERSGTLRAAWTPPEPQEQAAPLDIAIVGMACILPNSPDLAAFWRTVLDSADAVTEVPSHRWDPDIYYAPEVGPGQAGRISVSKWGGFLAQVPFDAIGYGIPPSALASIDPTQLLALEVSQRALRDAGYAPGRDGADHSRTGVIFGAEAGSDMGHAQTLRTMLPAYLADVPEELTDQLPTVTEDSFPGILANVIAGRVANRLDLGGPNYTVDAACASSLAAMDAACKELASGGSDLMICGGADLHNGINDFLMFTSAHALSPTGRCRSFDSTGDGIALGEGVAAVVLKRLSDAERDGDRIYAVIKGLGGSSDGRALGLTAPRAEGQRRALDRAYRQAGVSPAQVGLVEAHGTGTVVGDRTELETLTTVFSEAGAAPGSCTLGSVKSQIGHTKCVAGLAGLIKAAMSLYTGIRPPTLHLTRPNPAWHPDRSPFAFYTQARPWAAPASERIAGVSAFGFGGTNFHAVLGAYANAPEPRHARDEWPAELFCFKAGDRAGAHQTIRSLLATIDTRDVLGRRWRLRDLAAGQSRQAETRSGPVQVAVVAGDLDELAGLLRRALAGEHDPATGLYQPAAAAEAGGKVAFLFPGQGSQRPGALAELFVSFPELRRFLDVGRDFVDPLFPPAAFDPDHDRGQQERVRDTRIAQPVLGIGGLAMHHLLGRLNVRPELAGGHSYGELVALSVAGAFDERTLLALSRARAEAILAAAGADPGTMAAVAGTAQQISGVLSDAGLSDEVVLANHNGPQQVVISGPTVAVRRAVTVLKENGLSARSIPVACAFHSPVVAGGVATFREILAGYPVAAPAVPVWSNRTAQPYPTGSDEVRDELAGQIGAPVKFVDQIEAMYAAGARIFVEAGPGQVLTRLVETVLADRPHLAVAVEGRRSGGLRGFLSAIAELACAGVPVQTSWLFHGRQTAEVVPAAPSSRPIWTVDGQLVRDQHGRPLPGGMTPPRQIKELSMTASTETGNGHGPGLAHGNGNGVAHGGAVANGNGVAHGNGNGGGVAHGNGNGGGVAHGASIAHSGGPAHGNGNGAGRDSRDDLISEFLRTSRELIASQRDVMLAYFGERPVAGNGWTSSDVYPSVVAQPAIAAQRAYVGEIVPAGPDSPATGDVPAAVEPAAPSSPTQVDHPASTAAAVSVVPAPVAPVAPVAPVAPVAVAVAAPAPAPVAVAAPVAATVTTTVAVRPSVDMAQFQDAILAVLSERTGYPVDLIELDLDLEADLSIDSIKRAEVAGEVATRLRLSVDGDEAELEDLVRARTVRTMVAWLVEKMAADQSVSAPSAVAAVAAPAPAPVAVAAPVAATVTTTVAVRPSVDMAQFQDAILAVLSERTGYPVDLIELDLDLEADLSIDSIKRAEVAGEVATRLRLSVDGDEAELEDLVRARTVRTMVAWLVEKMAADQSVSAPSAVAAVAAPAPAPVAVAAPVAATVTTTVAVRPSVDMAQFQDAILAVLSERTGYPVDLIELDLDLEADLSIDSIKRAEVAGEVATRLRLSVDGDEAELEDLVRARTVRTMVAWLVEKMAADQSVSAPSAVAAVAAPAPVPVAVAAPVAAAAPPVVVVPASPAVPSTPAGPSGGVAPRRLVAQQVPATGAVVAPEALSGARFLITGGSPVLAQLAERLAQHGAAGTTGSIDGGGSDQPAGYDGVIILDGLSDSGGPLLPEIFPFIQRALAAGVRWLVAAGTSGPRTDGFAGLFRTISREYPQVSVSYVEVPQADDRSQLAADLVTELLSGGQTPIVTWSASGRHTVDLAPVALGALAAGGAGPAGDGVAEVQAIGLDQDSVVVLVGGARGITPWFARTLAAASRCRIELVGRTPLPEQPESAALAAASDKPALRAALVAQGMRAPAEIDRMANAILAAREVRATLAELREFGSQVRYHSVDVSDAEATRQLIKNIHGEYGRIDGLVYAAGRIEDKLIAEKDPESFTRVFQTKVQGAATVLDALPDGTKPRFVVLFGSIAAAYGNRGQSDYAAANDALDRLGGRWAAGSGVRCLTVHWGPWAPGSVHGGMVSAELSREYARRGIELIDPEEGALSLLRELAWGDPAVASVVYTASGW; encoded by the coding sequence ATGAGTACTGCACTCGACATGCGTGACCTGGTGATCGCCTACAACCCATGCGGCGAGATCGAGCCGGGTCCACGCGTTGCCAGCGCCGTCCGACGTGGCGGCGGCATCGGCGTCCTCGACCTGGCCACTGGGGACGCCCGGACAATGCGCGCGATGGAGCAGCTGATCAGCTGGTCAGCCGAGCCGATCGCGGTCCGGGTCCCGGCGAACTGTCAGGCCACCATCGACGACGTCGAGCGAATCGCCGCAGGACACATCGAGCTCGTGGTGGTGGCCGGTGAACTCCCCTGGGACCTGCGCGACCTGGTGACGCGGTACCGCGTACTCGCAGAAGTCACCAGCCTCGCGGCGGCCCGCGCCGCCGCGACGGCCGGGGTGCACGGCCTGATCGCCCGCGGCATGGAGTCCGGCGGCGAGGTCGGCGAGCTCAGCACCTTCGTTCTCGTGCAGCAACTCACCGGGTCTGACCTGGGCCTACCGGTCTGGGCACTGGGCGGTGTCGGCCCGCACACCGCAGCGGCCTGCGTCACCGGTGGCGCCGCCGGCGTCGTACTGGACAGCCAACTCGCCCTGATGCCGGAGTCGGACCTGCCGGCCGACGTCCTGGCCACCATCCGCCGGATGGACGGCTCGGAGAGCGTGCTCGCCGATGGCTTCCGGGGGACTCCCCGGATGATGCGCCCGCCGGGCGCGACCAGCGCGCCCACCCGCGCCGAACTGCTCCCCGTCGGTCAGGACGGCTGGCTCGCCGCCGAGTTCAGCAGACGCTGGGCCGACACCGCCGCCGCGGTACGCGGTATCCGTGCCGCGATCGTCGACGCGGCGACCGACGCCGACGCCGCTGCCGCACTGCAGCCCGCCGCGCCGCTGGCCAGGGATTTGGGGCTGCGGGTGCCGGTCGCCCAGGGCCCGATGACCCGGGTCAGCGACGAGGCCGGCTTCGCCGCCGCGGTCGCCGCCGATGGCGCCCTGCCGTTCATCGCCCTGGCACTGGCCACCGCCGAACGCACCGAGGAGATGCTCACCGACACCGCCGCCCGCCTCGGCGACCGGCCCTGGGGTGTCGGTGTCCTGGGCTTCGCGCCGGAGGAGATCCGGCTCGCCCAGTTGGAGGTCATCAGGCGGGTCAAGCCAGCGGTCGCGATCATCGCCGGCGGCCGGCCATCGCAGGCCAAGGAGCTCGAACGGGACGGGATTCGCACCTTCCTGCATGTGCCCTCACCCGGGCTGCTGAGGCAGTTCCTGCGCTCCGGTGCACGTCGGTTCATCTTCGAAGGCGCCGAGTGTGGGGGCCACATCGGCCCCCGGGCCAGCTTCCCGCTGTGGGAGGCGCAGCTGACGATCCTCGCCGAACACCTCGACAGCGTCCCGCCCGAGCAGGCCGCCGAGGTGCAGATCTTCTTCGCCGGTGGCGTCCACGACGACCGGTCGGCCGCCATGATCGCCACCTTGGCCGCACCGATGACCCGTCGGGGCGTACGGGTCGGCCTGCTGATGGGTACCGCCTACCTGTTCACCGGGGAGGCCGTCGCCCACGGTGCGATCCAACCGGCGTTCGCCCGGATGGCCCGGGAATCGACCCGGACCGCCCTGCTGGAGACCGCGCCGGGACACGTCACCCGATGCCTGCAGAGCAACTTCGTGGACGACTTCCACGCGCTGCGCGCCGAACTGGAAGTCGCCGGGCTCGAGAACCGACAGGTGTGGGAGCACCTGGAACTGCTCAACGTCGGCCGGCTGCGGATCGCCAGCAAGGGTCGTCGGCGCGACGGCGACGCCCTGATCGACGTGGACGAGTCGACCCAGCTCAGCGAGGGCCTGTTCATGGCTGGCCAGGTCGCGGTGCTGCGTGACGCCGAGACCACCATCGCGGCGTTGCACCGTTCGGTCACCGAGGAAGCGGTCACCTTCCACACCGAGCGGTCCGGGACACTGCGTGCCGCCTGGACCCCACCCGAACCGCAGGAGCAGGCTGCCCCACTGGACATCGCCATCGTCGGGATGGCCTGCATCCTGCCCAACTCGCCCGACCTGGCGGCGTTCTGGCGCACCGTCCTGGACAGCGCCGACGCGGTCACCGAGGTGCCGTCGCACCGGTGGGACCCGGACATCTACTACGCCCCCGAGGTGGGGCCCGGACAGGCCGGCCGGATCAGCGTCTCGAAATGGGGTGGGTTCCTCGCCCAGGTGCCGTTCGACGCCATCGGGTACGGAATTCCGCCATCGGCCCTGGCCAGCATCGACCCGACCCAGCTGCTGGCCCTCGAAGTCTCCCAGCGGGCCCTACGCGACGCCGGCTACGCCCCGGGACGCGACGGCGCCGACCACTCCCGTACCGGCGTGATCTTCGGCGCCGAGGCCGGCAGCGACATGGGTCATGCCCAGACCCTGCGGACGATGCTGCCCGCGTACCTCGCGGACGTGCCGGAGGAGTTGACCGACCAACTGCCCACGGTCACCGAGGACTCGTTCCCCGGGATCCTCGCCAACGTCATCGCCGGACGGGTCGCCAACCGGCTCGACCTCGGTGGACCCAACTACACGGTCGACGCGGCCTGCGCGTCGTCGCTGGCCGCGATGGACGCGGCCTGCAAGGAGCTCGCCTCCGGTGGCAGCGATCTGATGATCTGTGGTGGCGCCGACCTGCACAACGGCATCAACGACTTCCTGATGTTCACCTCGGCGCACGCGCTCTCGCCGACCGGCCGCTGCCGCTCGTTCGACAGCACCGGTGACGGAATCGCCCTCGGCGAGGGCGTCGCCGCCGTGGTCCTGAAGCGGCTGTCCGACGCGGAGCGCGACGGCGACCGGATCTACGCGGTGATCAAAGGACTCGGCGGATCCAGCGACGGGCGAGCCCTGGGCCTGACCGCGCCCCGCGCGGAGGGCCAGCGGCGGGCACTGGACCGGGCGTACCGGCAGGCAGGCGTGTCCCCGGCGCAGGTCGGCCTGGTCGAGGCGCACGGCACCGGCACCGTCGTCGGTGACCGGACCGAGCTGGAGACGCTGACCACGGTGTTCAGCGAGGCGGGCGCCGCGCCCGGCAGCTGCACCCTGGGCTCGGTCAAGTCGCAGATCGGCCACACCAAGTGCGTCGCCGGCCTGGCCGGACTGATCAAGGCCGCGATGTCGTTGTACACCGGGATCCGGCCGCCCACCCTGCACCTGACCCGACCCAACCCGGCCTGGCATCCCGACCGCAGCCCGTTCGCCTTCTACACGCAGGCCCGTCCCTGGGCGGCGCCGGCCAGTGAGCGGATCGCCGGGGTGAGCGCCTTCGGCTTCGGCGGCACCAACTTCCACGCGGTGCTCGGTGCGTACGCCAACGCACCGGAGCCCCGGCACGCCCGCGACGAGTGGCCGGCCGAGCTGTTCTGCTTCAAGGCCGGCGACCGGGCCGGAGCCCACCAGACGATCCGGTCGCTGCTGGCCACGATCGACACCCGCGACGTGCTCGGCCGGCGCTGGCGGCTGCGGGACCTCGCCGCTGGGCAGTCCCGGCAGGCCGAGACCCGGTCCGGTCCGGTGCAGGTCGCCGTCGTCGCCGGTGACCTCGACGAACTCGCCGGCCTGCTGAGGCGCGCTCTCGCCGGCGAACACGACCCGGCGACCGGGCTGTACCAACCCGCTGCCGCCGCCGAAGCCGGTGGCAAGGTCGCCTTCCTCTTCCCCGGCCAGGGAAGCCAACGGCCGGGTGCTCTCGCCGAGCTGTTCGTCAGCTTCCCCGAGCTTCGCCGGTTCCTCGACGTCGGCCGCGACTTCGTCGATCCGCTGTTCCCGCCGGCGGCGTTCGACCCCGACCACGACCGCGGCCAGCAGGAGCGGGTCCGCGACACCCGGATCGCCCAACCGGTGCTGGGCATCGGTGGTCTGGCCATGCACCATCTGCTCGGCCGGCTCAACGTGCGGCCGGAGCTGGCTGGCGGGCACAGCTACGGCGAGCTGGTGGCGCTCAGCGTCGCCGGTGCCTTCGACGAGCGCACCCTGCTCGCGCTGAGCCGTGCGCGGGCGGAGGCGATCCTCGCCGCCGCCGGTGCCGATCCCGGGACGATGGCGGCGGTCGCCGGCACCGCGCAACAAATCAGCGGTGTGCTCTCCGATGCCGGGCTGTCCGACGAGGTGGTACTGGCCAACCACAACGGTCCGCAGCAGGTGGTCATCTCCGGGCCGACCGTGGCGGTACGCCGGGCGGTGACCGTGCTCAAGGAGAACGGACTGTCCGCCCGTTCGATTCCGGTGGCCTGCGCGTTCCACAGTCCCGTGGTGGCTGGTGGCGTGGCGACCTTCCGGGAGATCCTGGCCGGCTACCCGGTCGCTGCCCCCGCCGTGCCGGTCTGGTCCAACCGGACCGCCCAGCCCTACCCGACCGGGTCGGACGAGGTACGCGACGAACTCGCCGGTCAGATCGGTGCCCCGGTCAAGTTCGTGGACCAGATCGAGGCGATGTACGCCGCCGGCGCCCGGATCTTCGTCGAGGCCGGCCCGGGACAGGTGCTGACCCGGCTGGTGGAGACGGTCCTGGCCGACCGACCCCACCTGGCGGTCGCCGTCGAGGGCCGGCGCTCAGGTGGCCTGCGGGGGTTCCTGTCCGCCATCGCCGAGTTGGCCTGTGCCGGGGTACCGGTGCAGACCAGTTGGCTCTTCCACGGCCGGCAGACCGCCGAGGTCGTCCCGGCGGCACCATCGTCGCGGCCGATCTGGACGGTTGACGGCCAGCTGGTACGCGACCAGCATGGCCGGCCGCTGCCCGGCGGTATGACGCCTCCCCGACAAATCAAGGAGTTGTCGATGACTGCATCCACCGAGACCGGCAACGGCCACGGCCCCGGCCTGGCCCATGGCAATGGCAATGGCGTCGCCCACGGTGGCGCAGTCGCCAACGGCAACGGCGTCGCGCACGGCAATGGCAACGGTGGCGGCGTCGCGCACGGCAATGGCAACGGTGGCGGCGTCGCGCACGGTGCCAGCATCGCCCACAGTGGCGGCCCTGCCCACGGCAACGGCAACGGTGCCGGCCGGGACAGCCGAGACGATCTGATCAGCGAGTTTCTCCGGACCAGCCGAGAGCTGATCGCCTCCCAACGCGACGTCATGTTGGCGTACTTCGGTGAGCGGCCGGTTGCTGGCAACGGGTGGACCTCGTCCGATGTGTACCCGTCGGTCGTGGCGCAGCCCGCGATAGCCGCGCAGCGCGCATACGTCGGGGAGATCGTCCCGGCGGGGCCAGATTCTCCGGCAACGGGTGACGTGCCGGCGGCAGTCGAGCCGGCTGCTCCTTCCAGCCCCACACAGGTTGACCACCCCGCTTCCACCGCGGCCGCAGTTTCGGTCGTTCCAGCTCCGGTAGCTCCGGTAGCTCCGGTAGCTCCGGTCGCGCCGGTTGCGGTTGCGGTGGCCGCTCCGGCTCCGGCTCCTGTCGCGGTGGCCGCTCCGGTCGCGGCGACGGTGACGACCACTGTCGCGGTGCGTCCGTCGGTGGACATGGCGCAGTTCCAGGATGCGATTTTGGCGGTGTTGAGTGAGCGGACCGGGTATCCGGTGGATTTGATTGAGCTTGATTTGGATCTTGAGGCGGATCTGAGTATTGATTCGATCAAGCGGGCTGAGGTCGCTGGTGAGGTGGCGACGCGGTTGCGGTTGTCGGTGGATGGTGACGAGGCGGAGTTGGAGGATCTGGTTCGGGCTCGGACGGTGCGGACGATGGTGGCGTGGTTGGTCGAGAAGATGGCGGCCGATCAGTCGGTGAGTGCGCCGTCTGCTGTGGCGGCGGTGGCCGCTCCGGCTCCGGCTCCTGTCGCGGTGGCGGCCCCGGTCGCGGCGACGGTGACGACCACCGTCGCGGTGCGTCCGTCGGTGGACATGGCGCAGTTCCAGGATGCGATTTTGGCGGTGTTGAGTGAGCGGACCGGGTATCCGGTGGATTTGATTGAGCTTGATTTGGATCTTGAGGCGGATCTGAGTATTGATTCGATCAAGCGGGCTGAGGTCGCTGGTGAGGTGGCGACGCGGTTGCGGTTGTCGGTGGATGGTGACGAGGCGGAGTTGGAGGATCTGGTTCGGGCTCGGACGGTGCGGACGATGGTGGCGTGGTTGGTCGAGAAGATGGCGGCCGATCAGTCGGTGAGTGCGCCGTCTGCTGTGGCGGCGGTGGCCGCTCCGGCTCCGGCTCCTGTCGCGGTGGCGGCCCCGGTCGCGGCGACGGTGACGACCACCGTCGCGGTGCGTCCGTCGGTGGACATGGCGCAGTTCCAGGATGCGATTTTGGCGGTGTTGAGTGAGCGGACCGGGTATCCGGTGGATTTGATTGAGCTTGATTTGGATCTTGAGGCGGATCTGAGTATTGATTCGATCAAGCGGGCTGAGGTCGCTGGTGAGGTGGCGACGCGGTTGCGGTTGTCGGTGGATGGTGACGAGGCGGAGTTGGAGGATCTGGTTCGGGCTCGGACGGTGCGGACGATGGTGGCGTGGTTGGTCGAGAAGATGGCGGCCGATCAGTCGGTGAGTGCGCCGTCTGCTGTGGCGGCGGTGGCCGCTCCGGCTCCGGTCCCTGTCGCGGTGGCCGCTCCGGTCGCGGCTGCGGCCCCGCCGGTCGTGGTCGTACCCGCGTCACCGGCGGTGCCATCCACCCCCGCTGGGCCGAGCGGCGGGGTCGCTCCGCGCCGACTCGTCGCACAGCAGGTGCCGGCCACCGGTGCGGTCGTCGCGCCGGAAGCGCTCTCCGGCGCCCGATTCCTGATCACCGGCGGCTCACCAGTCCTGGCGCAGCTCGCCGAACGCCTCGCCCAGCACGGCGCGGCCGGCACCACCGGTTCGATTGACGGCGGCGGGTCGGACCAGCCGGCCGGCTACGACGGTGTGATCATCCTGGACGGGCTGAGCGACAGCGGCGGCCCGCTGCTACCCGAGATCTTCCCGTTCATCCAGCGGGCGCTCGCCGCCGGCGTCCGGTGGCTGGTCGCCGCCGGCACCAGCGGGCCGCGGACCGACGGCTTCGCCGGCCTGTTCCGTACCATCAGCCGCGAATACCCGCAGGTGTCGGTGAGCTATGTGGAGGTACCGCAGGCGGACGACCGGAGTCAGCTCGCCGCCGACCTCGTCACCGAACTGCTCAGCGGCGGTCAGACGCCGATCGTCACCTGGTCGGCATCCGGCCGGCACACCGTCGATCTGGCCCCGGTCGCTCTCGGCGCACTGGCCGCCGGCGGTGCCGGGCCGGCCGGTGACGGCGTCGCCGAGGTCCAGGCGATCGGGCTCGATCAGGACTCGGTGGTGGTCCTCGTCGGTGGTGCCCGAGGCATCACGCCGTGGTTCGCCCGTACCCTGGCCGCGGCGAGCCGGTGCCGGATCGAACTGGTCGGGCGTACCCCGCTGCCTGAGCAACCGGAGTCTGCGGCGTTGGCCGCCGCGAGCGACAAGCCGGCACTGCGGGCCGCCCTGGTGGCGCAGGGGATGCGCGCACCCGCCGAGATCGACCGGATGGCCAACGCGATCCTGGCGGCGCGGGAGGTCCGCGCCACCCTGGCTGAGCTTCGAGAGTTCGGCAGCCAGGTGCGCTACCACAGCGTCGACGTCAGCGACGCCGAGGCGACCCGGCAACTGATCAAGAACATCCACGGCGAGTACGGACGCATCGACGGTCTGGTCTACGCGGCCGGGCGGATCGAGGACAAGCTGATCGCCGAGAAGGACCCGGAATCGTTCACCCGGGTCTTCCAGACCAAGGTGCAGGGGGCGGCGACGGTGCTCGACGCCCTGCCGGACGGAACGAAGCCGCGCTTCGTGGTCCTCTTCGGCAGCATCGCGGCCGCGTACGGCAACCGAGGGCAGAGCGACTACGCCGCCGCCAACGATGCGCTCGACCGGCTCGGCGGCCGGTGGGCGGCCGGTTCCGGAGTCCGCTGTCTGACCGTGCACTGGGGGCCATGGGCACCGGGATCGGTGCATGGCGGCATGGTCAGCGCCGAACTCAGCCGGGAGTATGCCCGCCGCGGCATCGAGTTGATCGACCCCGAGGAAGGGGCGCTGAGTCTGCTGCGCGAGCTGGCCTGGGGTGACCCGGCGGTCGCGTCGGTGGTCTACACCGCCTCCGGGTGGTGA